The genomic DNA GTTCCAGCAACAACCAGCCAAATAGGAGGTAAGAGGCTGGAACGGGGAACCACAAAGACGTTTCATATTTGGAAGGATGAGAACTTCGCCTGAAAAAGGAGGTGCCGTGTGCGTCGACGTCTCCACCGAGTGAGATGTAGCGGTGGTCCAAAAGAGAGCTCACCAGTTTCTCTTGGTGCCTTAGTAGAAGCTTTCTCAGGGGTGAGTAGAAATCCAGATCGGAGGGTATGCATGTCGTTTTTTTGTGGATTCGGTACACCAGCTGAAGCATTCAGAGGAAAGGGGAAGGGGTTCACCGGAAACAATTTGTGTCCTCTAGCTCTGGCTATTGATATCTCACCGGAATCTGAGGGTTGAGGGGGGATTCGTAGCGAAAAGAGAAATGgagaaaaagttaaagaaaaactagaaaaaagtttttaacgAGAGTAGAACGATTGGAAAAGGATCCCGACGCTAGCGAGCAAAAGTTTTACCTATCGGAAGAGGTTGGCGAAGTTGAGGTCTCCATAGTAGTGCGTGAGAGATAGTCTTTTTTAGAAGAGTTTACTACCCACTCATTGCTCATCAAACAAATCCAAGAGGTAATAATGCTTAAGAAAATAGTAAGCCTTCTACAAAAATAATCTTAAGAGTCTCACATAAAGAGCTTATGACTTTACTTAGGAATCAAATTAAAGATCAATGCCAAAACAcacattattaatttagttttgcaCTAAGGTTCGCAATATCATATTATAAGACcacaaaatagttaaaataaacatctgttattttttttaatactaaatagCAACATTTAAGGTCGGGAAAATTTCAtacactttttctctctctagacGTGAGTTAGCCCTAGGCACCAAGAAAGCCGAAATCTGATCTCTGCCTACCCTCTCTAGTAGCCGGCGCTCCTCGTTGGTGCCGTGAGAGGGTCCCTTTCTCGTTTGTCTTTAGTTTTGGTGTCTTGTCTCCGATTCGGTTAGATCTGGTTTGGTTTGCTAAAGAAATAGGAAACATTTGCATtggaaatctaaaacgacaagtattatgacacaaaattttaactctaaaacgataattaataaaaaacaaaaggagtAGTATCATtttcaactgtttttttttccagtcaacgatttttttcaaaaattataaatgtaaaaaaaaaattgttgctacaacaaaaaaaattcatcataaCTAATTGTTTCTTGATATTGTAGAATTAtagtaatttcttttttttcagactggttcaaatttttttataactattttaaatacttttcataatttgtttcctttgttttctataatattaatttatatatttgattaaaatactaaaatagtatCTTTCTCATCTTTTCTAGTTTCTACCTTCATCTCCTACcgtcccccccccccccccccccNNNNNNNNNNNNNNNNNNNNNNNNNNNNNaaaaaaaaaagcaatcgaATTCACCATCCTCGGTAAGTTTCCTCTCTccaatttcataaaatatttagtatttgTACTCTtcaccttcctcctcctctctttaTCTCCATTGATGACGTATTATCTCCACAGTCACATTAACCCTCTCTGTTCATCATATACTTTGTTGTTTACCTGGAAAAATGTCAGATtctgaaaaccctaataaaCGAATCTGACGAACTTTGTTTGGTTTCTCTTACATTGACTCCTAGATTTCAATTAGGCAAAATTAACATAAACCCTTTTATAAAGTTGTGTTCTTTCGAGGATTGGTCTTAGAATTTTCGAATGTGAGTAGAACAGAACAGAGATTGATACACAGATATGAAAAGGAATGATCTTTATTTGTCTGTTTCTTTGCAGTGTAGTGTGTTTTTTGATTATGATGGATGAAGATGGATTGAGCAATCGAAACTGGGGATATTACGAACCGTCTCAGTTCAGGCCAAATCTAGGGTTTCAACTCATTCCAAGTAGCATAGAAAAAAACGAGAAGCCATTTGTTGTCTCCCCtcagaatcaaaaccaaaactttatcACTCCTAGTGTGTTGTATCGTGGTGGTGGTAGCAGTAGTAGCCTTATGTCGTTTCCGCGTGATTACACTGCCTCTGATGCACCTTTCATGAGTTATAGTTGGTTGAACCAGCATAGAGATAGCAAGTTCTTTAGCAATGTACCTAATAATCCTTCTAATCATACCCTTCTTGTTCCCGAGACTTCTAGGATGACTCAACCGATGCAGCTTTTGCAGCCTGAGGTCAAGGATGAATCTCTCAAGAGAAAGCATCAGAGAGGTGCTCCTAAGGcgaataaagagaagaaactgaagGATAACAATATGCTGAGAgttcaaagagagagaagtccGTTGTTTAGGAAGAGTATAGAGATGGTGATTAACGGGGTTTCTATGGATATTGGATGTTTACCAGTTCCGGTCTGCTCGTGTACCGGTATGCCTCAACAGTGTTACAGATGGGGTTGCGGGGGATGGCAGTCTGCGTGTTGTACCACTAATGTTTCGATGTACCCTTTGCCGATAAGCGCGAAACGCCGCGGTGCGAGGATTGCTGGAAGGAAAATGAGCCAAGGTGCCTTTAGAAAGGTTCTTGAGAAACTCTCTGCTGATGGTTTCGATTTTTCAATCCCTATTGATTTGAAGTCTCATTGGGCAAAACATGGAACCAATAAGTTTGTCACTATCAGATGAAAAGTCtaacctctgtttttttttgttgttgttgtgggttGTGTCCTGCACCTTAGAtcttgattcattttttttttgtgtgtcctcTATGATCAGAACTTGGAATCAAACTCGGCAATGTATCATCAAAATGTTGTACctcttttttgaaatttaatcaGATAACAGCGtaaaaaattgtgtgtttatgtacagaaccaataaaaaaaatgtcaatctTATCCAGATTGTTTGTAATGTAATGTCTCACTCACTAGAAAGTAATCAAATCTGGCATTGTGTAATTGATATAAACTGGTTGGTTCGTTACTATAAGAGGCAgatgattttgatgatactCGTCTTCTTTCCTGTTGAAACAACGATAGTCGTCTTCGAAAATCTCCCATTTGTCTGTGATGATCGTCTGCAGCTTCCCCGGTTCCTCCAACACTACCATAGCCTTCTCAtcctctacttcttctttctccgGCTTCGGCTTCGGCTTCGGCTTCTCGATCATTTCCTCGATTGCTTCTACTTCCTCCTCGGGTATACTAACGAACTGAGGGGTCTCTCGCGCGTTAGGGACACCAAAACCTTTGCAGAAGTCGAAGTAGATGGTGAGATCCTCTCCCTGAGAGATGGCCTTTTGGACAATCTTCAAAACCGTTGCAGCTTCTGTTTTGCCAGCCAATGGAAGGATTTTGATGATGCCGCTTCGAATTCTACCGAAGATGTTGATACTCTCGATCACGAGACAATCCATAGCTTCTAAGATCAACGTCTTCTTCATATTGTCAGCAATTGGCTTAATCTGAAGAACCATGTCGAGGAGAGACTGAAGTTTCTGTATCTTTTCGAGGTCTTGGATCACGTTTTCGCCTTTCTCAGAGGATTTAGTTCTGTTATTACGGAAGCGGTGAATCTGATCGGACAAGAAGGAAGAGTAGTTATGAAGGAAAGCGAAGTATGTCCGAACAAAGATGTTGAACCCCCAAGTCTTGCTGAGACAGGAATGACCATCGGAGAAACCAGAGAGATCGAAAGGAAGACGACGGATCTCTCCGACAACGGAAGGGACTTTAGTACAGAGAACACCATGAAGAAGCATTAAAGATTTGAGCGCAACGATCCAGCTCCGGGTGTGGTTGACGCGGGTTGAGAGCGCATTGATTAGAGTCTTGAGGTTGANCCTCCAACACTACCATAGCCTTCTCAtcctctacttcttctttctccgGCTTCGGCTTCGGCTTCGGCTTCTCGATCATTTCCTCGATTGCTTCTACTTCCTCCTCGGGTATACTAACGAACTGAGGGGTCTCTCGCGCGTTAGGGACACCAAAACCTTTGCAGAAGTCGAAGTAGATGGTGAGATCCTCTCCCTGAGAGATGGCCTTTTGGACAATCTTCAAAACCGTTGCAGCTTCTGTTTTGCCAGCCAATGGAAGGATTTTGATGATGCCGCTTCGAATTCTACCGAAGATGTTGATACTCTCGATCACGAGACAATCCATAGCTTCTAAGATCAACGTCTTCTTCATATTGTCAGCAATTGGCTTAATCTGAAGAACCATGTCGAGGAGAGACTGAAGTTTCTGTATCTTTTCGAGGTCTTGGATCACGTTTTCGCCTTTCTCAGAGGATTTAGTTCTGTTATTACGGAAGCGGTGAATCTGATCGGACAAGAAGGAAGAGTAGTTATGAAGGAAAGCGAAGTATGTCCGAACAAAGATGTTGAACCCCCAAGTCTTGCTGAGACAGGAATGACCATCGGAGAAACCAGAGAGATCGAAAGGAAGACGACGGATCTCTCCGACAACGGAAGGGACTTTAGTACAGAGAACACCATGAAGAAGCATTAAAGATTTGAGCGCAACGATCCAGCTCCGGGTGTGGTTGACGCGGGTTGAGAGCGCATTGATTAGAGTCTTGAGGTTGAGAGGAGAAGAACGTATCCATTTGTAGACGCGGTGAGCGTTAGAGTAGTCGACGGATGTATCGTCGTGGGAGGTGGCTTTGATGATAGCTGCTTCGAGATCCGCGTTCCGGTATGAGCTGCTGCTTCGCCGTGAGAATCCAACGGCTAGTAAGCTTTTCCGGTCTTTGATTGCGGCGGCAGCTCGTTTCCACAGCTTCATCATTTAAGCCCCCTCCCTCCTATCTCTTTTTTGCTCTATGTGAAACCTCTCTTCTTCTACCTTGAGAATCAAAAAGTCATCTCTGTAAAAATGTCTTCTCTCTATTTTGAgcttcttatttcctttaccATCCGTTACAACCGTCGTAACCGCTTTGTTTTTCAAAtacttttttgattttttttagtcaaaaaataaagtttacaCGTGCGATCTAATACACGTGTGTGGGTAGATTCGGTTTACATAGTGTGAAGACTCTAAACCAAATCGAATTCGAAGAAATTATATGAGAAGCGACGAGAATACATTAATATTGTAGTTAAACCGAAACGGATATTAATTAACCATTTTCCCGtatttcctaaattattattttaaatggcAAAGaaagtttttattgtttgtaaTTGTTTAAAGTCAATCGTAAAACAAATTGTGTATTACAGTTAATGTAAGTCAAACtttatctttttcctttctttctttatttgacaTATTAATCTATTACCGGTGCTAAGTTTGACGACTACCGTTCAGTTTATTCGGTCAAATAAAGCAAAGGATAGGAATTTATTTGTCCAACAACAgctgatttattatttatcagtGTTCTCTGATTTAGATTCTTGAAACTCCATTTTTGGATCACATGATCCGAACAGTTTCCTACTTAACCACTCTCACAACACTTTCGTGCAAAGTCACTCCGACAAAGTAAGTCTTTAACTTAGATGTTTGGAACTCCATTCTTAGATCACATGATTTGAACAGTTTCCTACTTACCACTCTCGAGTCAATTATTCTTACAACACTTTCGTGCTCATCTTTAATATTTACTACGTTTCAACTGCCTAGACAAGTCTATTTCCATTCAATAACCTGTCCTAAAATCGTATACACTATGATACCAAACTGAGATAACCGTACCCGAATTCTCAATCCTCACACAAGACAACCGACGTAGAAATTGCTCTTTATAAAAATTACCACAAATACACGTTAGGTCTAACTAACCCATACTCTCTATCCACAAAACACATTCATCCGAACGTACTTCAGCTCCACAAGCACCTACATTTTTAGACTTCGATTACCCCACATTAGACTCCTTTGACATTCAAACAAACAAGCCACTTGTCTCCAATTCATGGAACAAGCTTCACTTAATCAAACACCATCTCATCTTGGTACATAgccgcacaaccaaccacccccaagcgaccaagtaacaagagagatgggtcGGAATACTCCATTCCGCTCCAGCCACGAACTTCGCCTCACCAACGATCCGCTTCAACCCCCATTGGCCTTTCTGCCAACCAATAACAATATCTACGGTTAACTTTCAATAACCGCTTAAACACTCCCAGCGATTCTCGTCCGAAATCAAGTAGACACCAAACACTCTGCAAGCGCTAACAATTGGTCTCGATCAATACCTccacctggtgtcggtcgacaccccacTAGGCATCACCATCAAATCTTctagtgttgatcgacacctaTACCTGGTGTCAATTGTCACCCATCACACCACTTGTGATCCAACACAcatgatgtcgatcgacaccctccaAGTGTCAATCGACATTGATGTCCTTGGAATCAACTCTATCGATCCTCTCTCGAAAAACCCTAACTCCAGAAGTTCTCCTACGACCGAAACATacaacaacatgctggtgtcgCTCTAACCCAAACCTTGCCACAAAACGtccatggaaaaccttatgaaCATCCGGTTAATTCACAAACTAACCGTTCATTTTGCAAATCCACTATTGGATATGGACCCTGTATCCCCATGAAGCACCCCCCCCAATTTTAGCCAAATCGAACACTTTTTCATTTTCCAAACATTGCCCCCAAACTAGACATCTCGGACCAGTCCCCGATTGTCCATCTGTAGGTgttggtgtcgaacgacaccaagCCAGAAACCATGACCAAAGCGTCCATTTAAGCTCCTTTTCgcacaaaaccctaattcttcacAACCATTGATTCTCTAATcaattatacataaaaaatacacaacttACCTTGACAACAACCATGGGAGAGCCTCCTTGCCTCTCCCAATCCACCACCAAACATTCACAACCTTCTCCACACACATGAATAAGATGgatctctcatctcctcctcTTATGCGCCAAGCACATGATCTCTTCTTCCAATATCCTTGATGCACGACGAAAAAGAAGCTCCCCTCAATCCCACAGCtcgatctctccttctcccaagATCCAGCTCGACCTCTTTCCTTCAACGTCCACCCCCGAAACCATCTCTTTTCTCCTCCTTTCCAATCGAGACCACCAcaacattctctcattctctaaTGTAGGAAACGACTCCCCCATAGCAAGAACGTCGAGATATCACTTATATACTCGACCCCTAGGGTTTTCCAAACCTAAACCGCATCAAACCGACAAGTATAATCAGTGTCAGCCCGGAGGAAAAGCGATCCAAGCGGTCGATTGCGGTTCacaataacttaaaaaaaaaatatctaagaaTAAATGATGTAAACTGTAGAAAAATACCCAATTTTGTAGAAAAATTATCCAATtatttgcaaaaaaacaaaatattttattccaaGAATTAGATTTTAGTATGAATTTgtgtcaaaattttttttaacttttagtgTAAATCTACTAAAAGAAttcgtaatttttttataatgtaaagGGTTATTTTTTTGAGTATTTATAGTTGATAACCATAGATTGGAAAAGAATAAAGTAAATAGCCATGGTATCAGAttactcatctctctcttcaattACAGATTACTTTTATACCTAttctatatattacatttattttacaaaatcgcTCAAAACACTTAATCTCTTTTGAAATTTCTATTATTATGTTGCTTTTAACGTCGATCATTTTTTATTGTAACATACTATTTCCAAAATTACAGAAAACAcgtctttcactttcttttctaACATGTTACTTTTTGGAATTACATATGTCACATATGATCTACCTTTTTAACAcgttaattttcttatattatatattatttattatgtattacatattttttcaaaaatcattttttattgtaACATGCTATTTCCAAAATCACATAAAACACGTCCTTCAGTTTCTTTTCTAACATGTTACTTCTTCGAATTACACGTGTCACTGAAGatctatttttcttatattacatgttatttattgtccgttgcatgtttttttttccaaaattacaatatactgatgtatattttgtcttttacttGAAGACAAATTGAATTTTCACATCCGTAAAAAACGTTATTTATCCAATTTTTCTGCACAAACGTTAGTTTCTCTATTCTTTTTCAGATCATAGTTATCAAACAATATTGCCCTTTTTTATTACTCTAAGGCCTGGAAGCGGGGCTGTATGTAAGGCACCAAATAATACTGGATCAGCCTTGATTAAAACTAACCGCCGAACTAGGAaaattgttggtgtcgaccaCCACCCCtatggtgtcgctcgacactcACTCCAAAACCTACTTTTCAGTTCACGGGTGTTACTGTAACATTTTGGTTTCCTAATTTTAGAaattggtcggtttggtttaaattcaccggtttggtttgagtttgcGAGTTTAGTGTTGGTTTTGGAAAAACCCTAACAAGTGTTTTATAAGTCTCGACACCTTCTActttttgctgttgttgttgatttccTGCTTGCGCTGTGAATAAAGTAaagagagagcaagagagagGAGTTTGACATGGtgtaaaagagattaaagagaaatcataatcgttagggtttggtaAGAAAAGATTTCGACATAGCAAATCGTAGCCAAAGGTAATTGAATTTGGTGGAGTTATACATAAGCCTTTTTGTCTAGATGCTCATTTTTACGGATTTGTATTTGAGTTGATAATCGAAGAGTTAACTACAGTTTTGTGAGGTGCTTCGTTTCATACGCGAACTGAGACCAACATAGATCATAAGTACGACCGTGAGTTCGTATGTTACCTGATCGGtacgagattttgtgggaagcttcgtgacccTTTTTGTACAaccataattgttaccattcattcaaacccaaagggagataaagagtagaagctcatcaacctaatggttagataaaattagttaatcaaacacaagcttacaacaaaaatagatagatagattgaaaaaacataaattgttgttgatagatcaaTAGGAGTTCagagactgtgacaccctggtttgcggataGGTTTGTAAGAAtttatttggccacctatgtcaccaaattgaatttatcttttcgatcaagggtcctgagagaacaccagagttaagcgtgcttgagctagAGTAGGTTCAGGATGGGTGACATTTcggaaagtgattgtcggaactgtgcgagtgaggacaaaggaaaagatcatatggtgatttaTAGAGGTAAGTATTTAAAGCCTCTCAGACGTAAGGTGGGCTCATGGAttgggagtggacatggggctcactaagcaaggtgacAGTCGGGGCGTTCCAGAGACAAagactacatcatggtgtgtcaaagacacttccacaaatacattagaaaatttaacattagttgctatcaaaagattttatgatGTTAGAAAATGGTATTTAGTTTCATTGATTGTCAGAACAagtcattttgagatagctaaaagacatg from Camelina sativa cultivar DH55 chromosome 7, Cs, whole genome shotgun sequence includes the following:
- the LOC104704724 gene encoding putative clathrin assembly protein At1g68110, with the protein product MMKLWKRAAAAIKDRKSLLAVGFSRRSSSSYRNADLEAAIIKATSHDDTSVDYSNAHRVYKWIRSSPLNLKTLINALSTRVNHTRSWIVALKSLMLLHGVLCTKVPSVVGEIRRLPFDLSGFSDGHSCLSKTWGFNIFVRTYFAFLHNYSSFLSDQIHRFRNNRTKSSEKGENVIQDLEKIQKLQSLLDMVLQIKPIADNMKKTLILEAMDCLVIESINIFGRIRSGIIKILPLAGKTEAATVLKIVQKAISQGEDLTIYFDFCKGFGVPNARETPQFVSIPEEEVEAIEEMIEKPKPKPKPEKEEKEEVEDEKAMVVLEEPGKLQTIITDKWEIFEDDYRCFNRKEDEYHQNHLPLIVTNQPVYINYTMPDLITF
- the LOC104701417 gene encoding protein BASIC PENTACYSTEINE3-like: MMDEDGLSNRNWGYYEPSQFRPNLGFQLIPSSIEKNEKPFVVSPQNQNQNFITPSVLYRGGGSSSSLMSFPRDYTASDAPFMSYSWLNQHRDSKFFSNVPNNPSNHTLLVPETSRMTQPMQLLQPEVKDESLKRKHQRGAPKANKEKKLKDNNMLRVQRERSPLFRKSIEMVINGVSMDIGCLPVPVCSCTGMPQQCYRWGCGGWQSACCTTNVSMYPLPISAKRRGARIAGRKMSQGAFRKVLEKLSADGFDFSIPIDLKSHWAKHGTNKFVTIR